GCTGCCGAATGCCCGCGGTGCAGGAGATTCGTGCCGAGGTTGAAGGATTTCTTTGTGAGGTTGACGGATGAGTTCTACGTGGAAAGGGCATCGCAGCTGTGTTTGGTGTACGTGTCCCGAGATGCCACCGCACAGCAGGAGGAGGCCTTCCTCAAGTCCATGCCCAAGAGGTGGCTGTCGTTACCCTTCGGGGATGAGTTCAAGAGGTGGGTGGTGGGGTTGTAGGGGGGGTAGAGGGGATAGGGGGGGTTCTTTGGGGTCGTAGAACTGCGGTATGATGCAGTGGTTGGGAGGGAAGGGAGTGTAAGGATCACAGGAttgtgggttggaagggatcttaaagatcaaggaaccatagaatggctttggctGGAGAGGACCTTAAATAGcaagggggaggagggggaagaagagggGGGGTTGGGGTCATAGAACTGTGGTATGATGCAGTGGTTGGGAGGGAAGGGACTGTAAGGATCATAGGATtgtgggttgggttgggtgggaagggacctcaaagatcaaggaatcatagaatggctttggttggaagagaccttaaagagcacagaatcataggatcacaaaGTGggtttggttggaagggaccttggagGATCATAGAACCATACAATGTCctgggtttgggttggaagggtccttaaagatccTTAAGGATTATTGAGTCTTAGAAAGATGGGATGGTTGGGCTGAatgggaccttaaagatcatagaatgacagaatgggTTGTGTTGCAAGGATCCTtaaggtcatagaatcacttggACTGGAAATgaccttgaagatcacagaaccatagaatggtttgcattggaggggaccttaaagatcatcaaataATAGCGCCATAGAATCCAAGATCTGTAGAATCACAGATACATTGaatgttgggttggaagaatggtaaaaccatagaatggtttgggctgggaGGGACCTTATGACCCATCCAGAGACCCAATCCTGCTGCCATAGGCTGATTACCACCCACTCAATTAGGAGATGTGGTTCTATAACCTCATTAATGGCCAAGCGAGATGCAGGTGATGCTGAGAATTACTTCCAGCCCCTCTTGGAGCTCGCTGCCAATTCAGACTTTGCATTGTAATGAATATTAAGGAACTCTGGGTGCTGTGGGATGACCTCAGCACGTCTTGAATTGAGATTTCTTCCCATTGCAGGGAACTGGAGCTGCGCTTTGAGGTGTCTGAGGTGCCCAGGGTGGTGGTACTGAAACCCAACGGGGACGTCATCGTTGGGAACGCTGTGGATGAGATCACCAGGATGGGTCCTGCCTGCTTCCAGAactggcaggaggcagcagagctggtggaCAGGAATTTCCGACTGGCAGAAGATTTCGATGACTGTGCCAGGAGGAGCATCACCGACCCCCTCCGGCGCCTCAAGTACAAACTGGGCAAGGGGGAGGAATCCAGGAGTGAAGAGCAGAAAGAGGAGGGTGATGAGTCCTCATAGGGGCTGGTTGGGACGTCCCTTGGGTTGTTGTCCCACAGTGATCAACTGGGGACATCCCTTGGGTTGTTATTGTCCCTATGTGATCAATTGGGGTCATCCCTCGGGTTGTTATCCTGATGTGATCAATTGGGGACGTCCCTTGGGTTGTTGTCCCTATGTGATTAATTGGGGAAGTCCCTTGGATTGTCCCTCTGTGATTGACTGTGAATATCCCTTGGGATGCTGTGCCAATGTGATCAATTGGGGGACATCCTTTGGGTGTGAATCCCAACACGATTGATTGGGGATGTCCCTTTGGTTGCTGTCCCAACATGGTTGATTGGGCAAGAGGGAAGAATCAGAGAgtgaagagcagaaaggagacAGTGATGAGTCCTCATAGGAGCTGGTTGGGACATCTCTTGGGTTGTTTTCCCACTGTGATCAATTGGGGTCATCCCTTGGGTTGTTATCCTGATGTGATCAACTGGGGACATCCCTTGGGTTGTCCCTCTGTGATTGACTGGACAAACAAACTCGTTCTGCCCCCTCACATGGCTCCTGTTGCCCTCTGTTACTCATTTATGGGTCCCCCAATTCCACCACAAGGGGAAGAGCCAAGAGTTTAGAAGCTCATGGGATGTGAAGGATCTGGGCAATGCAGGCAGGTAGATGGAGAGGCTGCGCGAGGTCGGCTGGTTCGACTTGTTTTCTCACTTAATCCTCTTTGCCCAGCAAGTTGGACAGGTAGGTGAGGAATAATCCCATAAAACAAATGGTTGGGAGGGACACCGCGTTAGAAACGTCCTTCTCTGGGTGCTCCCTGCGTTCTGTATGGCACTGAGTGAATAAAACCTGAAAGTCCTTTCGGGTGATGGAGGAGTCAAACTGTGCTGTCTGCTGTGCTCCTTGTGGTCACCAATGGGGCAATGCTGCGTTTCCTTGGGGCAACGTGAGACAGCTGAGGGAAGAAATAAGGATTTTAATGACAAATAATGAATGTGGAGAAATGGGAAGGAGGTGAAGGGCGACGTTTCCACCTCAAAGTGAATACCGAGGCTATAAATTGGCACTCAGGTGCTGCTCGTGCCCATGTCAATAGAAAGACACCCAACACTGGAATTtattgagagaaaaataacataaaaggTGGACTTTTATCAGCCCTACCCATCAGGTTTTTGACCCACTCGGTTTTTAACTCATTGAGTTTTTAACCCATTGGATTTTGAACGGATTGTCTTTTTAAGCCATCGAGTTTTTAACCCACGTTATGGATGTGAGAAGAGGTGATGCTGAGCAATCCAAAGTAATGCTATGTAGAGTAGGTCGAATCATCATGGAGTCATAGGATGggctgggttggaagaggccttaaagatcatggaACTGATGGAGGTTGGGTCCTTGAAGATAATGGAACCATGGAGTGGGTTGTGTTGGGTCCTCAAAGATAATGGAACCACGGGATGGGTTGGTTTGGGTCCTCAAAGGTTgtagaaccatggaatcataggaTGGATTGGGTTGGTGGAATCCTTAAAGATCATGGGACAGCTTGGGAAGTCCTGCACGAAGCTCAGCTTCAGAAGAGGTGGGAAAGAGCAGTGCTGTTCAGGGGAACTCAACATGATAAGAACCCTGAAACTTGAAGGGAGGGGAAAACTCACAGCTCACCTCCACAGCTTCAGATCAGGACGGAGACATATTCATTTGTTCCAAACATTAAACATATTGGTGTCAtacttgctttgctttttgccacTTCACAGTTCCCCCCCAGAATACACCACACACAAATGATCTTCAGACAGCAGTGAAAGCACAAAGATGCCTCCCAGCCTGCAGACAGCGAAGGGttaaaaaacaagcacaagTGGGAGGATCCAAAGAGGCTCATTTCACAACTCCCAAAAGGAATGTGGAAAATCCACATTGCCTGACACCTGCCCCAGGTTCCAGCCCCAGGTTGTTCCAGCCCCACGTTGACGGTGTGCGTAGATCCGCTCTCCATCCGACCCCAGAGCCTGCAAAGGGAACCAGGACACCAACAGTGACTCCGTTTCAGTCTTCATCAGCAGCCACAGAGATACAGCAGTGAAGGCTGGGAgattttaaggctttttttgcAGGATTTAGACATGATGATCCCCATGGATCCATTCCAAATCTGGATATTTGATGACTCCACAGTTCTATGATATCACGGTTCTATGATTCCTGCTCTTTTAGGCAatgaaagagatggaaaatctTCTGGAAGGGGTGAAAAACCCTCTTTAAGAGATGGAAATTGTTCTCTACAGATCAACCGAGCCAACGTTTCCTCTTGCAAATATTATACTACGTGAGAGAGACCGACTCAGAAATGCACTGCGATTGCATACGGATGTTCAGGGCTTTTGATATCAAGGCAAAGTTTCCCAAACTTGAGTTTCTATTTGCTGAAGGGTGGAAATTGGGTCATTAAAACCTGCTTCACTCATTTCTCTTTAAGACATCGGATACGGATCCACTGGATTAGGAAACCCATAGGATGAGTCGGGTTGGAAGAGACGATCATCCCCTTCCAACCACAATGGAATGAATGTAAAGCGATGCTGATCATGAATGGGTTGGGATCCCGGGATGGTGCAGATGGATTCCCAGGGAGATTCCTTCCCCCTGAGCTTCATTCACACTTGGGGATCCCAGCTGCTTCTTGGGCTCCATCCCATTGCCCCACACCTGAGCACCGCGCTGAGGATGTTCTCCGTGTCACCCAGCACCTAAAGAGCATCAATGGGAAATTTCAGCACCTCCGAGAGCTCTTCCAAAAAGGTAGATAATGATAATAATCACTTATTATTACTAATATaacaaaaacagattattattattatgaacaTAAATAAGAAACTCCCTTATCGGCTTGAGAAACAAGTAGATTACTATTGACACGAGCAAAAGTGGTCCTGTGTCATCCTTCATTGGCTTAAAGCAACGAGCTTAAATGTCCTGAAGGCCTCCTCCcattctgcttctctctttatGGATGTTTAATTACTCCAATGGCTTCTCCTGTAACGAAGAATGCTAATTGGGGGGCTAAAACGAAGACCTGAAGTGCTCttgagagagctgggatgacctgcaggctgagctgccctGTAATCCATGAGTACAAACGGGTTGGGTGGCTGTTGCTCCTCCAATTAACCACAGCCattctctctttgctttgggttttttgcCCATAGCAGCCCCAAAATGATGCTGGATGTGAATGGGAATTGGATGAGCCCAGGCTGGCTCGGATTTGTTGGCTCAGGTTGAGGGTGTTTACCCAAAAGAAGTGGGTCCATATAAACCCAGCGTGGTGTTGGGTTGGGATAATCCCAGATAGGGGAGAAGAGCTCATGGAGAGCAGAAGGACCTGGGAGAGGCAGCACTGAATGgggtctgggcagcctgggctggtagGGGAACACCCACCCTATGGCAGAggtggggctgagggggctTTGGGTTCCCCAACCCTACTGTGATGTGATTCAATGACTCTGTGATcttaaggttccttccaacccaaacccaaacccgACCCAACCTCTCTGTGCTTTTATGATCTCTCTaaacccttccaacccaaacccaacccaaccattcccTGGTTctgtgaccttcaaggacctttCTAACCCTGTCCATTCCATGGGtctactatatatatatatatatataaaaccatatttttttctcctttttaactTCAGATGAAGATATTTCGGGCCCTATTGAAGCCAAACTGTCAGACCTCCTGCATGCCATCTCCTCCTTCCTGAACACCTATCCTGCAGTGACAGGGGATGCCATCCAGTTGGCCATAGCCACCCTCATCGCCAACATCAATGGTAAATATTGCTCAACGTTCCCTTTGGGGAATGTAAGTGCTGTAGTTTTCTGCTCGGTGGTATAGAGGGCCATGTCAGGTCCTTCTTATTGGGGAAATGGGGGTTTTAGAGCAGGAGAAAGGCTGGGGGAGGATTAAGCTGATCCATAGGGCTGTTGGTTTGCATAACACTTGGGGGCCTCCACCTGAACCCACACCTGAAAGCTCAATAAATGGTTTCTGCCCATTGATCTGAGGTTCAGCTGAGCTCCAAGATCCCCACATTACAACACACAGCCCCCCAACCAGAGCAGAGGACCGGCACGAGGCTCTCAATGGGGAATAAGGGAAGTGCCATCACCCAGCCGTCACGGTCGCTTTCCTCCCCTATTTTGATTTGACTCATAAAGCAGCATGAAGGGAAGTTCATTGCACTGCCATAGGGCTCAGCCTCTAAAACAGCCACACATTGAGTTCACCCTTTGGGAACACAGAGGGTTTGCAGGatggcagagctcagcatcaccagcacagcagcaaatggGAATCGCTGTTGGAGGACCTTGCATTTACCCTATGTGAAAGTTCGGGTTGCCTTACAAGGAGATAAGGggattttttttgcagaaaCTCCCCCacttcccctttatttttttgcatctcTGATCTGCAAAACAAAGTGTAGGGTTGTACAAAGAGAGGTGAAATGCAATGAGAATATGTAGGAGAGCAAATGATGGGGCTGTGAATTGGGATGGTAAGTGGTAAATAAGGAGCCTCACTCTTTGCTCTCCATTGGATTTTATGggctcttttattattatttgggtGCTGGGGGTGTTGACACAGTGCAGTCCTTTGGGGCCATAAATGCCTTTGCACTATAAACACCATTTTATGGCTTTTATCTGTAAAAACAGCACTTTATAAATGGGGTTTGGTAATGACACCGACATACCCATAATTATATGGGTCAAACACAGGAAACAAGGACACGGGCTGGGGGGGATTTGATAGGAGAAACTCACCATGTTAACactgacttctttttccttttcccctttttcccttttcctctcctttcttttccttttttctttcctattttccttccccttttccctttttgcccttttgctcttccttattctctttcttttcctttctcctttctcctttctcctttctcctttctcctttttcctttctcctttctcctttctcctttttcctttttcctttttcctttttccttcccttcccttccctttctttctcctccctcctctcctctcattGGATGACAGGCCAATGGTTGGACTCCGTGTTCTTAGAGTTCATTTCCAACCTGACCTTAGAGGTCATTTATCAACCTTTTTGCCATTGTTTTCTCCCATTAATATTGCAGATATTGGCTCATTAAGGACCACTCCTGCCCCATTCCCACCGACTCCTCACCACCTACACATCCCAATCCCACTTCTCCCATTACTCCTGCCTTCGCAGGACCCACAAACCCAAGGAGAAGACCCAGAATCTCAATATTCTTTCCCCATAGGGTGAAATTCAACAGCTTCACATTGGAGCTTCACTAGTTGTTGGGGCTGGAGTGCTGATGTTCTATGGGCTGTAGAGCCACGGGAGCAAAAGAAACTCCCCTCCTTTGGAACCTAAAGATCTGTATGTTGGGAAACAGGGCTTTATCCAAGCAAATAAGGTCTTTTGTGGGTACAGAAAGTGCTGCTACACCGAAAGCAGAGGGCCCTGCAATGGTTCCTTCCCACCAACACTGGTTATGCAAATCGCACTTCGAAACAGACGCCCGCCACCAACTGTTTCCTTACGCGGAAGCGAGGTGCAGGAAGTTCATGGGCCGCTTTCACCAGCACTTCTGCTGTTGTCTCAGGCCGCTTTCACACATGGGGTCACTTCCCAAGGCCTGATCCGACCCCACAAATCCCCTTTTACTCAATCAAGCCGTGATTCGGAGTCGGGTCTATTggaattctgctgctttcagatcaAAGCGTTGAGGATTCGGCCATGGGAGACCCGGAACCGAGTGGTATGTGATGGCATCAGAGCcttacatatatttataatcTTCTATATATACCTTATAAGTATTTCTGAGGGGTCCGGAGGTGACATGAGAGTCACCTTGCAGCTTTGGGTGCCAATTCAACCCATTGGATTGAATTCAACCCATCCAGATCCAGGTTGTCCCGATTTCATCAAGTTCTCATTGAATTCCATttaatttgtctttaatttcACTAAACTCTCATTGAGTTCTCACTGAATTTCATCGACTTCTCATTGGATTTCACTGAACTCTCATCAAATTCTCATTGAATTCCCATTGAATTTCGTTGAGATTTTCTTGAATTTCTCTGAACTCTCATTGAATCCCTTTGGATTTTCATTGAATTCTCACTACATCTGCAATTAATTTGCAGGCATTAGGCTGCTTGCAGCTCTTTCTGGGGCCAGTTTCATACTAATTAACTGCATTCTGCCTTAATTGTTGGTGTAGGATCATTATCTTATCAAGCACTCCACCAGCAGATCATGGTGCAGGCTGATTGCTAATTAAATTCATTATGACCCTGAAATTCTAAAGCCACCCAAGAGCAGTATCTGAGACCTCTATAAGCAGCCCCATACCTGGATCAATTAGCAATCACACCCATTGGCTTATTGGCCACCCCATTTGTAGATTAATTGATTATCTCCAATTCCAGATGTGTTTTTAGTTTCCTTAATGAATCCTTTCAGGGTCTGACCAAGAATCCCATCCTTTGTCTTTGGGGTGTCCCATTGAGCCATACCCACTGAGCTCCCCCCACCAACAGAACCTCTTAAATTTGTGTTGGTTTTCATCCATTCGAATTAGTTCCCTCTTCCCTGTATTGTTTTGACCAATGGGAGTCTCTGCTTCGTCCCTCCATCACCAACAGAGAAGCATTTTCAGTTCAAACCCTTCTATTTCAATGGGATGAAATGATGTCACGATGCCATTCTCAGCTCACCCCCTCGACACGTCTCATTAATCCCCTCATTAACACACGCTGCTATTTACAACTTCTGACTTCACTATCATTTCCTGtccttttaatttcttgtcCTGTTAATTAGCAGTTCTGACCTCCCCAGTGATTAATTGATTTaccaattaatttattttttcaccactttttcttcctttttttccctccccacacTGATTTGGGCAGAGAATGCGAGAAATCAGAGCAACAGATGGGAAGCAATGTTGGTTTTACAGCAGCGTTGGTGAGGAACTCAGATGACTCCGAGCTGGGCAGGGAGATGCTGAGCAAGGTGCAATTAGACACGATCCTAACGAtgcagcctcttttttttttgcttgtttttaccCCAAAAAAGTGGATTTTCTACACCTGTTTCTGGGAAGCATTGAGCCCTGATGTGCGGATGGAAAAACCTTTAGGTCTCGCATTGCAGACTGCAAAACTGAGTGTAGAGAAGGGGAAGGCAGTGCCAGGAAAtctggaggcagagctgtgatACCAAAATCAACCCACAGCGCTGAGCTGAGGGTTTGGGGCAATTATCTCATGGCCTGGCTGAAAGGGAAGTGATGCTTCTGCTGAACTGCACAGCAAGGGCTGCTAAAAACATTGCAATGTTCTTATAGGGCGCTGCAGATTCCTTCAGGCCTCGTGTTGGTTGTGATGGGATTTCTGCCCTCGGTTCAGAATTGCTGAGTGataagagagaaggagaagaaatcaAACGAAAATCAGCCTCAGAGATGCAGGATTGAGAATATAAAGATaggatttgggttggaaagaaccaaCCTAAAGGTGATACCAAAAGGCATCACTTCATTCCAACACCCCCTGCTGTGCAAAATGATTTAATTTGCTGTGCTCACACTACTCACCTGAAGGCTGGGAGACCCCAAAGTCAACCTGAAGGCTGGGAGACCTCAAAGTCAACCTAAAGGATCCCACTATACTGGCACAGTATATAtatgggcacagtggggatggatTGGTGGTTGGGCTCAGTGTTTTGAATGGTCTTTTCAACCtttatgactctgtgattctgaaatCCTGCCCTGAAATGGGTTTAATGGTTGGACTCGAGGTTATTTCCAAcattaatggttctgtgatttaataattctgtgtgtggggatgagctgatggtttctttcaaccttaatgattctatgattctatttaagATCATTGATTGTCTGGGAATGATGGTGATGGGTCAATGGTTAATCTTGATCtttgaggtcatttccaaccctaatgattctatgattccaaaaTTCCACCCCAAAATatgctgatggttggactttaTGTTcttgggggtcttttccaatctgaatgaTTCCATgggtgggcacagtggggatgggtcaatggttggatctttgaggtctcttaATTAATGATTGAGGTCTTTGAGGTCTCATTAATTAAGTGTTCTGTGATTTCAAAACCCCACTCAACATCCAATCCCAGCCCCCAAATTCAGCCCCCAAATCCAATCCTAAAACAggtctggtggttggacttATGGTtttagaggccttttccaacacCACGTAGAGTTGTTTTACTTAGGATTAAATGAAGAGTTGATGAGTAGATTGATTGAGAAGGCCGAGGTTGTTGTTTCTCTGGCTGTACAACAGCTGCTTTCGAAACGTTTCACGCTCCCCATcgccagcactgctgggttgAGTCACTCCTTCCTGCTGTACAAACCCCCACTGGTGGTAAACAAGAGAAATATAAAGACATCTGTTTCAAGAGGGTGAAGAAAGACGTGAGGCTTCCAATTAAACTATTAAGCTGGGATTTATGTCTTGGAATAGGAACAGCTGGTGTTTATATTCTATATAGAACCATGAGAATTTAGGTAGACCCCACCAAGCAGGAAGTGGGGACGTTGATTTACCATCATGAGGTGTTGGGTGCAATTTATGGCTCCGTTGGTGCTTTTATGGCCAAAAAAACAAGAGCATCTTTGCCCCATTTTGCATTCTCGTTTGTTCTGTGAtgaaaatatgtaaagaaataaagatgaaatgtgAGCAATTTGCTCAGCAACGCAGGGGCAAATCAGTCAGGTTGGGGGCGTTCCCATGTGTATGGGAGGCCCTAATATAAGCTGCAATTAATTAACGTTGATTGAGATGCTTTTTATAGGCACTGACGCTCATTTTGGggcaagaaaacaagaaaacagatacTCTGTTTGccaataaaacaacaaaaaattgtttctcttctcttctcttctcttctcttctcttctcttctcttctcttctcttctcttctcttctcttctcttctcttctcttctctccacTCCTTGCTGACACAGAAAAACcaccatttatttatattttatttatatttttttgcttttttttttctgacttttccaAGCACCCTCAGGGTGACATTTGTGAGACGTTTGCGCTCTGCCTCAAACACAACGTCAAGTGAAGCAACTTTGGGTTGAGGTCAACCACATCCTGCTTCCTGGAATGTTGAAAGGACAAAGAAGAGTaaagttttgtttggtttgttttttcaccaCCGTCATCCATTTCtatattttaaagtgctttttttttggttttgttttgggtttttttaccCCTTTTTTAACAGCAGCTTTCAGCCCACGCGGAGTTTTACTTCTGCCCTCAGTGACGCACGTGAGCAATTAGCAGCATTAATTACCACGTGTGGTCACCTCAGGCAGAGTATGCTTAGAGCTGACGAAGGTCTATGGGAGGAACCCATTGCCCCTCATGGAGGGGTGAGCCCATCTTCCACTTTGTGTGTCCCCCCAGAACTGCCCCCATTGGGGCAGCAATGCAGACCTTCACCAGAAATCAGATTGAGGAACCTCCATGCAGGGCAATGGACACGTGATGCATGAGGAAGAGGCGACTTCTGCACTGAAGAAGTTGACTCTTGGGCTGCCAATATTTCAGCTGTTCAGTCCCATAAATGCAGTTCTgatttgctttttgtgtgtgcagagcaggtCAAATGCACCTCCAGAAACCATTCTGTGGACCTCAAGGAGCTCTTGGCcttctgtgaaattatttccttcccattcccaGGTCTCGACCATCAAGAAAGGGCACCTGAAAACAAGAAGCGCTACAGTGAGATATTCCGCAGCCTGGACGCCATAGAAATCTCAATTGGAAATGCGTACGTAGAGAAATAGGGGCAGAACTCATCTTCTAGGGCACTGAAGCCTTCATCTCTGTTGGGGATGGATGGCTTCAGTGGTCCTTCCCAACCCTAATGAGTCTATGATTGATTTCATCCCTTTCTGTTTGACAGGACAGTGGACATGTTCATTGGGGACGCTGATGGCACTGGAGATGCAGAGCTGTCCATGGAAAGGGAGGTCATTGAGGTAGGCAAAGAatgagatctggtttagtaaataaataataataataataataataataataataataataataataattattattattattattattattattattattattattattattattattattgccaCAGTGACATTGTTTTCTCACCCAAAGTCCTCTGGGAGATCATCAGAAGGATAAAAtagtttttgcttttgaatagACAGAAAATATTGGTGTCCCAATCGATTTGGAGTAGAATAATGGCATGTTCTGTTTGACATCCTGTTTGGGCCTTGTTAACCTGAAGCCCTATCCTTAAGCAGCTGAAGACCTTTAGAATGGAACTTAAtgcttttctgcctcttttgggctgtgtggggctggcgCACTGTGGGTGATCAGCCTCATTTTGTGTTCTTCCATGCAAAGAAAGGGGcaggaaaactgattttatCTCTATCAGCCATTGTTCTCATGGGGTCACGTTATCCCCGTGTTAATGAACTGGGTTTCATGGTGGACTTTCATATCATGCTACGTTCCCCCTATCAAACATCAGACTCTTATCATTCCAACCCCACCAACCCCTCCAACCAGGCtgctgaagtgaaatgaaaCCTCCAACTGAATTCCTTTCAAAATCCCCCCAAactttgccttttccttcaccatttcttctctttctttccttttgcccCCACAGCCAAGTGAAGGTCTCCCCAAGAGCAAAAGCAGCTCAGAGAGACAAACACAGGGAGAACTAACAGGTAAAGTCATGAATTCAAACCCAAAGTTGACAAGAGGATACTCCATCCATCAGCAGTTCTCAGCTCCATAATCCTCCTGCATAAtccctttattattattcattaatGCTTCATTAAGGTCCTTCTTGAGGTTCTGAGGCATTGAGACACAAATTCCAAAACGTTTGGGGTTAAAACTGGGGATATTCCCTTCTGTTGCCCATTGGGAAGGTTCTCAGTGGTTCTTGTCCACTGTGATGATAAACTGTGTTTTAGATTGTTAAATTTTGAAGTTTCTGTaccaaaaataaagcatttttgaGCTGATTCCTCACAAATTTCAGCTCTAAATGCACCATGTTCCCATTCTTCCACCCTTGGGGAAGCTCAGAGCGCTGAGTGGAACCACTCCACACCTGTGTGGGTTCTTTTTGCAGTGGAGGAGGCAGACGAGATGCTGATAAGATGCGAAGGAGGCATTGATGCAGCCCTGGAGTACGCCAAAATGTGGTGTAAATACGTCAAAGAGC
The sequence above is a segment of the Coturnix japonica isolate 7356 unplaced genomic scaffold, Coturnix japonica 2.1 chrUnrandom461, whole genome shotgun sequence genome. Coding sequences within it:
- the NXNL1 gene encoding nucleoredoxin-like protein 1 isoform X2, which gives rise to MNSSRERAGKGEGRLCGSSRPIWALTALHIPLMASLFAGKVLLVNNRDRDEVETERELCLVLENRVVLLYFGAAECPRCRRFVPRLKDFFVRLTDEFYVERASQLCLVYVSRDATAQQEEAFLKSMPKRELELRFEVSEVPRVVVLKPNGDVIVGNAVDEITRMGPACFQNWQEAAELVDRNFRLAEDFDDCARRSITDPLRRLKYKLGKGEESRSEEQKEEGDESS
- the NXNL1 gene encoding nucleoredoxin-like protein 1 isoform X1: MNSSRERAGKGEGRLCGSSRPIWALTALHIPLMASLFAGKVLLVNNRDRDEVETERELCLVLENRVVLLYFGAAECPRCRRFVPRLKDFFVRLTDEFYVERASQLCLVYVSRDATAQQEEAFLKSMPKRWLSLPFGDEFKRELELRFEVSEVPRVVVLKPNGDVIVGNAVDEITRMGPACFQNWQEAAELVDRNFRLAEDFDDCARRSITDPLRRLKYKLGKGEESRSEEQKEEGDESS